One genomic region from Curtobacterium sp. 9128 encodes:
- the purH gene encoding bifunctional phosphoribosylaminoimidazolecarboxamide formyltransferase/IMP cyclohydrolase: protein MSVHAADPSLYRDRDVVPVRRALISVSDKSGLLELAGALADSGVEIVSTGSTAQTIRDAGYAVTDVASVTGFPESLDGRVKTLHPSVHAGLLADLRLESHEQQLGELGIEPFQLVVVNLYPFVETVASGADTATVVENVDIGGPAMVRASAKNHPNVAIVVSPSSYAEVVEAVRAGGTSLELRKRLAAQAFAHTAAYDTAVASYFASDVVAAAGHDIETPGAFDETLSLGGSLHATLRYGENAHQAAALYTSDGGTGIAQATQLHGKEMSYNNYVDADAAVRAAFDFDTPAVAIIKHANPCGIAIAPVDAADPIAAAHAAAHACDPLSAFGGVIAANRPVTVAMAETVKDIFTEVVVAPGFDPEALEILSRKKNIRLLTLPADFALAPREVKQISGGFLVQDADRFTTFDQSTWNLVSGEPADDATLADLAFAWKASRAVKSNAILLANAGASVGVGMGQVNRVDSCHLAVNRAGDRAAGSVAASDAFFPFADGLQVLLDAGVRAVAQPGGSVRDEAVIAAAKAAGVTMYFTGERHFFH from the coding sequence ATGAGCGTGCACGCAGCCGACCCCAGCCTGTACCGCGACCGGGACGTCGTGCCCGTGCGTCGCGCGCTCATCTCGGTGAGCGACAAGTCCGGCCTGCTCGAGCTCGCCGGAGCCCTCGCCGACTCCGGTGTCGAGATCGTGTCGACGGGGTCCACCGCGCAGACGATCCGTGACGCGGGCTACGCCGTGACCGACGTCGCGAGCGTGACGGGCTTCCCCGAGTCGCTCGACGGTCGGGTGAAGACCCTGCACCCGTCGGTGCACGCGGGGCTCCTCGCCGACCTGCGCCTCGAGTCGCACGAGCAGCAGCTCGGTGAGCTCGGCATCGAGCCGTTCCAGCTCGTCGTCGTGAACCTGTACCCGTTCGTCGAGACCGTCGCGTCCGGTGCCGACACCGCGACCGTCGTCGAGAACGTCGACATCGGCGGCCCCGCGATGGTCCGCGCCTCGGCGAAGAACCACCCGAACGTGGCGATCGTCGTGTCGCCGTCCTCCTACGCCGAGGTCGTCGAGGCCGTCCGTGCCGGCGGGACCTCGCTCGAGCTCCGGAAGCGCCTCGCCGCGCAGGCGTTCGCGCACACGGCGGCGTACGACACCGCGGTGGCGTCCTACTTCGCGTCCGACGTGGTCGCAGCCGCCGGTCACGACATCGAGACCCCCGGAGCGTTCGACGAGACGCTGTCGCTCGGCGGTTCGCTGCACGCCACCCTCCGCTACGGCGAGAACGCGCACCAGGCGGCGGCGCTGTACACCTCCGACGGCGGCACGGGCATCGCGCAGGCGACGCAGCTGCACGGCAAGGAGATGTCCTACAACAACTACGTCGACGCCGACGCGGCCGTCCGTGCGGCGTTCGACTTCGACACACCAGCCGTGGCGATCATCAAACACGCCAACCCCTGCGGCATCGCGATCGCACCCGTCGACGCGGCGGACCCCATCGCCGCCGCCCACGCCGCCGCGCACGCCTGCGACCCGCTGTCGGCGTTCGGTGGGGTGATCGCGGCGAACCGTCCTGTCACCGTCGCGATGGCCGAGACCGTCAAGGACATCTTCACCGAGGTCGTCGTCGCACCCGGGTTCGACCCCGAGGCGCTCGAGATCCTGTCGCGGAAGAAGAACATCCGCCTGCTCACGCTGCCCGCGGACTTCGCGCTCGCCCCGCGGGAGGTCAAGCAGATCTCCGGTGGGTTCCTCGTGCAGGATGCCGACCGCTTCACGACGTTCGACCAGTCCACCTGGAACCTCGTCTCGGGCGAGCCCGCGGACGACGCCACCCTGGCGGACCTGGCGTTCGCGTGGAAGGCCTCGCGCGCGGTGAAGTCGAACGCGATCCTGCTCGCGAACGCCGGCGCGTCCGTCGGTGTCGGCATGGGGCAGGTCAACCGGGTCGACTCGTGCCACCTCGCCGTGAACCGTGCCGGGGACCGCGCTGCCGGGTCGGTCGCCGCGTCCGACGCCTTCTTCCCGTTCGCCGACGGGCTCCAGGTGCTGCTCGACGCCGGTGTCCGTGCGGTGGCGCAGCCCGGGGGTAGCGTCCGCGACGAGGCGGTCATCGCCGCGGCGAAGGCAGCCGGCGTGACGATGTACTTCACGGGCGAGCGTCACTTCTTCCACTGA
- the purN gene encoding phosphoribosylglycinamide formyltransferase: protein MLELVVLISGAGSNLRALLEATRDAEYPARVVAIGADRDAEGLGLGEEYSIPTFTVPFSRYETRAEWGQALAEQIRPWSPDLLVLSGLMRLLPPAVVSEFGPAIINTHPAYLPEFPGAHGVRDALAAGVGQTGASVIKVDDGVDSGPILAQERVPVLPGDSESTLHDRIKPVERRLLIQTILDIANGTTDLKGTTSA from the coding sequence GTGCTCGAACTGGTGGTCCTGATCTCCGGTGCCGGATCGAACCTCCGGGCCCTGCTCGAAGCGACCCGCGATGCGGAGTACCCCGCGCGGGTCGTCGCCATCGGGGCCGACCGTGACGCCGAGGGACTCGGTCTCGGCGAGGAGTACTCGATCCCGACCTTCACGGTGCCGTTCTCCCGGTACGAGACCCGTGCCGAGTGGGGCCAGGCGCTCGCCGAGCAGATCCGGCCCTGGTCGCCAGACCTCCTCGTCCTCTCCGGGCTGATGCGCCTGCTGCCGCCGGCCGTCGTGTCCGAGTTCGGTCCCGCGATCATCAACACGCACCCCGCGTACCTGCCGGAGTTCCCCGGTGCCCACGGCGTGCGTGACGCGTTGGCGGCCGGGGTCGGGCAGACCGGCGCGAGCGTCATCAAGGTCGACGACGGCGTCGACAGCGGCCCGATCCTCGCCCAGGAGCGCGTCCCCGTGCTCCCCGGCGACTCCGAGTCGACGCTGCACGATCGCATCAAACCGGTCGAGCGGCGCCTGCTCATCCAGACCATCCTCGACATCGCCAACGGCACCACCGACCTGAAGGGCACAACGAGCGCATGA
- a CDS encoding DUF6350 family protein has protein sequence MNRLGTALLAAVEAIVTVGVGIGIALVPLTLLWGFEYGLQIDWDVFWKAAGSVWLVGHGVDVTFVLGAATAKASGVSGAADPISVTLAALGFALVTAWLGGRAGRRFAETEHRVTGVLVGTGVVAALGLGLALSSTSAATQPTVWQAVVFPALWFGIPALVAAEVCRRRRSMPADPVTAWVIGQLDRVPAVWRSVAGFGLRAGTAASAMVVAAAAVVVGFLLFGSFAEVITLYERSHAGVVGGISLTIGQLAFLPDFVGWATSWLVGPGFAIGTGSSVSPIGTTLGPIPSIPVFGALPSSGHTFGLLWVLVPVLAGFAVGGLLRPRLVRALGSEDSALHRAAGGLATGIVAGVLTGLVAWLSSGSFGPGRLADVGPHALVVGSLAALEVGVPAIVALAVGQDLVRMPERTWTRERWHETEDDQDAASVQAEGSLLDALDRAGAGRTTDVHRFAVEEAHDGARRADVPSRAGAPEPGDAVTETIEDDVRGQADAPRASRPASAPDRDADADVEIPEWARTGAVVSPTTAPASSEPLRRGGSIRDRLRGAADGVRGRADDLRERASGIRDRAGDLRDRVTGADAERPDSAPDDRPDRHRPERPEVAGARDEQPAFPWSTEEFVAGRDDVDEQSAAPAPTQQPRWDATDQIADDELPWWRRPKDDRA, from the coding sequence ATGAACCGCCTGGGAACCGCACTGCTTGCCGCCGTCGAGGCGATCGTGACGGTCGGCGTGGGCATCGGGATCGCGCTCGTGCCGCTGACGCTCCTCTGGGGCTTCGAGTACGGCCTGCAGATCGACTGGGACGTGTTCTGGAAGGCAGCGGGCAGCGTCTGGCTGGTCGGGCACGGCGTCGACGTGACGTTCGTGCTCGGGGCCGCCACCGCGAAGGCCTCCGGGGTCAGCGGTGCCGCCGACCCGATCTCGGTGACGCTCGCCGCGCTCGGGTTCGCACTCGTCACGGCATGGCTCGGCGGGCGAGCCGGACGACGGTTCGCCGAGACGGAGCACCGCGTCACGGGCGTGCTCGTCGGCACCGGGGTGGTCGCCGCCCTCGGGCTCGGCCTCGCGCTGTCCTCCACGTCCGCGGCGACGCAGCCGACCGTGTGGCAGGCCGTGGTGTTCCCGGCGCTGTGGTTCGGGATCCCGGCGCTCGTCGCGGCAGAGGTCTGCCGTCGTCGTCGCTCCATGCCGGCCGATCCGGTCACCGCGTGGGTCATCGGGCAGCTCGACCGCGTGCCGGCGGTGTGGCGTTCGGTCGCGGGCTTCGGACTGCGAGCCGGTACCGCTGCGAGCGCGATGGTCGTCGCCGCAGCGGCGGTCGTCGTCGGCTTCCTGCTCTTCGGCTCCTTCGCCGAGGTCATCACCCTGTACGAGCGCTCGCACGCCGGGGTCGTCGGCGGGATCTCGCTGACGATCGGGCAGCTGGCGTTCCTGCCGGACTTCGTCGGCTGGGCGACCTCGTGGCTCGTCGGCCCCGGGTTCGCGATCGGCACCGGCTCGAGCGTCTCGCCGATCGGCACCACCCTCGGGCCGATCCCGAGCATCCCGGTCTTCGGTGCGCTGCCGTCGTCCGGACACACGTTCGGTCTGCTGTGGGTGCTCGTCCCCGTCCTCGCCGGGTTCGCGGTCGGTGGGTTGCTGCGACCGCGCCTGGTCCGCGCACTCGGGTCCGAGGACAGCGCGTTGCACCGCGCTGCCGGCGGCCTCGCGACCGGGATCGTCGCCGGTGTGCTCACCGGTCTCGTCGCCTGGTTGTCGTCCGGGTCGTTCGGGCCGGGGCGTCTGGCCGACGTCGGACCGCACGCGCTGGTCGTCGGCTCGCTCGCCGCGCTCGAGGTCGGCGTGCCGGCGATCGTGGCCCTCGCCGTCGGGCAGGACCTCGTGCGGATGCCCGAGCGCACCTGGACCCGGGAGCGCTGGCACGAGACCGAGGACGACCAGGACGCTGCGTCGGTGCAGGCCGAGGGCTCGCTGCTCGACGCGCTCGATCGTGCGGGTGCCGGGCGGACGACCGACGTGCACCGGTTCGCGGTCGAGGAAGCGCACGACGGTGCGCGCCGCGCGGACGTGCCGTCGCGAGCCGGAGCGCCGGAGCCGGGCGATGCCGTGACCGAGACCATCGAGGACGACGTGCGGGGCCAGGCGGACGCACCACGGGCCTCCCGTCCGGCGTCGGCCCCGGACCGTGACGCGGACGCCGATGTGGAGATCCCCGAGTGGGCGCGCACCGGTGCCGTCGTGTCGCCGACGACCGCACCGGCGTCGTCCGAGCCGCTCCGCCGAGGCGGCAGCATCCGCGACCGTCTGCGCGGCGCTGCCGACGGCGTCCGTGGCCGTGCCGACGACCTGCGTGAGCGGGCCAGCGGGATCCGCGACCGAGCCGGAGACCTGCGCGACCGGGTGACCGGTGCGGATGCCGAGCGGCCGGACAGCGCACCGGACGACCGTCCGGACCGGCACCGTCCCGAGCGGCCGGAGGTCGCGGGCGCTCGCGACGAACAGCCGGCGTTCCCCTGGAGCACCGAGGAGTTCGTGGCAGGGCGCGACGACGTCGACGAGCAGTCGGCAGCACCGGCGCCCACCCAGCAGCCGCGGTGGGACGCCACCGACCAGATCGCCGACGACGAGCTGCCGTGGTGGCGCCGACCCAAGGACGACCGGGCGTAG
- the sucD gene encoding succinate--CoA ligase subunit alpha — translation MSIFLNKDSKVIVQGITGGEGTKHTALMLKAGTQVVGGVNARKAGTTVTHGDVTLPVFGSVREAIDTTGADVSIVFVPPAFAKDAVLEAIDAEIPLVVVITEGIPVQDSAEFWAHAKAKGGTTRIIGPNCPGIITPGESLVGITPATITGKGPIGLVSKSGTLTYQMMYELRDLGFSTAIGIGGDPVIGTTHIDALAAFEADPETEAIVMIGEIGGDAEERAADYIKAHVTKPVVGYVAGFTAPEGKTMGHAGAIVSGSAGTAEAKKQALEAAGVKVGKTPSETAALLREVVAAR, via the coding sequence ATGTCGATCTTCCTCAACAAGGACTCCAAGGTCATCGTCCAGGGCATCACCGGCGGCGAGGGCACGAAGCACACCGCCCTCATGCTCAAGGCCGGCACCCAGGTCGTCGGTGGTGTGAACGCGCGCAAGGCCGGCACGACCGTCACCCACGGCGACGTCACCCTGCCGGTGTTCGGCTCGGTGCGCGAGGCCATCGACACCACGGGTGCCGACGTCTCGATCGTCTTCGTCCCGCCGGCGTTCGCGAAGGACGCCGTGCTCGAAGCGATCGACGCGGAGATCCCGCTCGTCGTCGTGATCACCGAGGGCATCCCCGTGCAGGACTCGGCGGAGTTCTGGGCGCACGCCAAGGCGAAGGGCGGGACGACCCGCATCATCGGCCCGAACTGCCCCGGCATCATCACCCCGGGGGAGTCGCTCGTCGGCATCACCCCGGCGACGATCACCGGCAAGGGCCCGATCGGCCTCGTCTCGAAGTCGGGCACCCTGACCTACCAGATGATGTACGAGCTCCGTGACCTCGGCTTCTCGACCGCCATCGGCATCGGCGGCGACCCGGTCATCGGCACCACGCACATCGACGCGCTCGCCGCGTTCGAGGCCGACCCCGAGACCGAGGCGATCGTCATGATCGGCGAGATCGGTGGCGACGCCGAGGAGCGTGCGGCCGACTACATCAAGGCACACGTCACGAAGCCGGTCGTCGGCTACGTCGCGGGCTTCACCGCGCCAGAGGGCAAGACGATGGGTCACGCCGGCGCGATCGTGTCCGGCTCGGCCGGCACGGCCGAGGCGAAGAAGCAGGCGCTCGAGGCAGCCGGTGTCAAGGTCGGCAAGACGCCGTCCGAGACCGCTGCGCTGCTGCGCGAGGTGGTCGCCGCCCGCTAG